A genome region from Buchnera aphidicola (Cinara splendens) includes the following:
- the trxA gene encoding thioredoxin — MKITKIIELTDKNFKKEVFFSEKHVLVDFWADWCGPCKILSPVLEDIAEEYFEQIVVGKINIDVNKKMPIKYSIRGIPTLLLFNKNKIIGTKVGVISRMELKNFLDEKLLH; from the coding sequence ATGAAAATAACTAAAATTATTGAATTAACGGATAAGAATTTTAAAAAAGAAGTATTTTTTTCAGAAAAACATGTTTTAGTAGATTTTTGGGCAGATTGGTGTGGTCCATGTAAAATTTTATCACCTGTATTAGAAGATATTGCCGAAGAGTATTTTGAACAGATTGTTGTAGGAAAAATTAATATTGATGTGAATAAAAAAATGCCAATAAAATATTCTATTAGAGGTATTCCAACATTATTATTATTCAATAAAAATAAAATTATAGGAACTAAAGTAGGTGTTATATCAAGAATGGAATTAAAAAACTTTTTAGATGAAAAATTGTTACATTAA